The following coding sequences are from one Acipenser ruthenus chromosome 7, fAciRut3.2 maternal haplotype, whole genome shotgun sequence window:
- the LOC117414499 gene encoding D(1C) dopamine receptor-like — protein sequence MENFTNETQLSEGTGTDGTDLSVRAVTGCLLFLLILSTLLGNTLVCAAVIKFRHLRSKVTNFFVISLAVSDLFVAVLVMPWKAVTEVAGYWLFGDFCDTWIAFDIMCSTASILNLCIISLDRYWAIASPFRYERKMTQRAAFIMIGVAWTLSILISFIPVQLNWHKAQEEDLPANFSNQTENCDASLNKTYAISSSLISFYIPVAIMIGTYTRIYRIAQTQIRRISSLERAVEHAQNCHHHPNDCPHENSLKTSFKKETKVLKTLSIIMGVFVFCWLPFFVLNCMVPFCDVNIYELGEPPCVSETTFNIFVWFGWANSSLNPVIYAFNADFRKAFSTILGCNKFCSSTTVEAVNFSNELVSYHHDTTFQKEAPIAFTSSKGQLPQSVEELLDPFDKLSVISQTPRSRKNLLLPAVVQFECEAEISLDTITPFTSTEPNECDLIPGQIRD from the coding sequence ATGGAAAACTTTACAAACGAAACGCAGCTCTCGGAAGGTACGGGTACAGACGGCACTGACCTCAGCGTCCGCGCTGTAACGGGGTGCCTTTTATTTCTTCTGATTCTTTCAACTCTGTTGGGAAACACGCTGGTCTGTGCTGCTGTCATCAAATTCAGGCACCTGAGGTCCAAAGTCACCAACTTTTTTGTCATTTCCTTAGCTGTGTCAGACCTTTTTGTGGCAGTTCTTGTCATGCCATGGAAAGCAGTCACCGAGGTCGCAGGATACTGGCTCTTTGGGGACTTTTGCGACACCTGGATTGCCTTTGACATAATGTGCTCCACGGCTTCTATTTTAAATCTGTGCATTATAAGCCTCGATAGATACTGGGCGATTGCCAGCCCTTTCAGATACGAACGTAAAATGACTCAGAGGGCTGCTTTTATCATGATCGGAGTAGCATGGACACTCTCCATCCTCATTTCATTCATACCTGTACAGCTAAACTGGCACAAAGCCCAAGAGGAAGATTTACCTGCAAATTTCAGCAATCAGACTGAAAACTGCGATGCCAGTTTAAACAAGACGTATGCGATTTCTTCTTCCTTAATAAGCTTTTACATCCCCGTTGCCATAATGATAGGCACCTACACAAGGATTTACCGTATCGCACAGACACAGATCAGGAGGATATCCTCTTTGGAAAGGGCTGTAGAACACGCTCAGAACTGCCACCACCACCCCAACGACTGTCCGCACGAGAACTCCCTTAAAAcgtcttttaaaaaagaaacaaaggttTTAAAGACGCTGTCTATTATCATgggtgtctttgtgttttgcTGGCTGCCCTTTTTCGTGTTGAACTGCATGGTACCCTTTTGTGACGTGAACATATATGAACTTGGCGAGCCTCCGTGCGTCAGCGAAACAACTTTTAACATTTTTGTATGGTTTGGTTGGGCCAATTCCTCTTTGAACCCGGTTATATATGCCTTCAATGCGGATTTCAGAAAAGCCTTTTCAACCATACTGGGATGCAACAAGTTTTGTTCCAGCACCACAGTGGAGGCAGTCAATTTCAGCAACGAGCTGGTTTCCTATCACCACGACACCACCTTTCAGAAAGAGGCTCCAATAGCTTTTACTAGTAGTAAAGGACAGCTCCCTCAGTCGGTCGAAGAACTACTAGATCCATTTGATAAGCTTTCAGTCATCTCGCAGACACCTAGAAGCCGCAAGAACCTGCTGCTGCCCGCAGTAGTTCAGTTCGAATGTGAAGCTGAAATTTCATTGGACACCATAACACCATTTACATCTACGGAACCTAACGAATGTGATTTAATTCCTGGTCAAATACGAGATTAA